From a region of the Hyalangium minutum genome:
- a CDS encoding SDR family NAD(P)-dependent oxidoreductase → MVVEVSAHPVLMAVMQQVVEEAGAKERVRVVGSLRRQQGERRALLEGLGSVYAWGGRVEWSKGPESQGRYVPLPTYPWQHERYWMDAAPSGTAAGASSGAGLVRAGAGHPLAGAAFSVSTQQGMRFWEGTLSAARVAYLKDHRVGGAVVVPGTGYVEMGLWAAKEAFGQEGAYELEEVRFREALVLGESGRRVQVALTVEGPAEGSFRVSSQAEGEAQWTLHASGRVRRVAEQPVQLEALETLRARLGEGRPAEGYYKELAEVGLEYGPAFQGLRELWSGTGEALGRLEVPTAVVQDKAYRLHPAVLDAALQLAGRASAGSEDAAPSLPVLLSRVRVYREVSPRMWGYARVSKGAEGLEADIELRNDADQLVAEVRGLRMAPLGGTQAGKQEALPLLVQRWLKQEEAAEDAKPGRWMVVLDEGGWAERVARQLEARGQQVVAWKPTASVPVESALEQAFGDEGRGVVMCHGLDVVVRENSSAEEVVAGQEKAFLRVQALVKAMGQKRWRQAPRLWLVTQGAQRVEGDATVASLGQVGLWGLGRTLAMEHPELVCTRVDVASAGGESLLVRQLLANPQEEELVLREAGTYVGRLEKTQSVRRAERKEKAGARAFRLELDEPGVLDRLTLRECAVRQPGPGEVRVRVESAGLNFIDVMKAMGIYPGLGDGPIPLGGECSGYIDAVGPGVEGFTVGQQVVAMGPYCFGTHVTTAVQYVAPRPAGMNSLEAGGVPITFLTAWYAMHTLGQLRKGERILIHSAASGVGLCAVQIAQRAGAKILATAGSEEKRAYLRELGIEHVMDSRSLRFAEEVLAATQGEGVDMVLNSLAGEAIEKSLSVLAYDGRFLELGKKDIYSDDRTLSLAVFRKRISYHAVDLLGFGDRRKDRFQEVFREMMDVFARGELRPLPTQTFPASRTADAFRTMAQGRHIGKLVVDVTEPDVSISVKAGAELLTEESSYLVTGGLGGLGLSVAKWLVEQGARRLVLMGRAGAESEEQRGQVEELRARGARVEVSRGDVGKVEEVRKAVEVAEGMGPLKGVVHAAGVVEDGLLEQQTAEKVRRVLGPKVGGGWNVHEATRGKELDFVVMYSSAASLLGSPGQSNYAMGNAFMDGLAEYRKAQGLPCVSVQWGAFAEVGMAAAQANRGERIAQRGMNNLTPQQGWQVLGELLRGEEAQVGVVPLDARQWLEFYPHLATMARFKGLLQTKTAAPKGDTELVERLRAASAAELPVIMESLVREQAAAVLRLEPSRIERETPLKALGIDSLMGLELRNRLEAKLGVTLSATLAWTYPHVAALTDYLIGRLELAPAPVPEAAQAAAEKAREETEAQQLQQLSEEEKSALLQEELASLQKLLE, encoded by the coding sequence AGGGGCCCGAGAGTCAGGGCCGGTACGTGCCGCTGCCGACCTACCCCTGGCAGCACGAGAGATATTGGATGGATGCGGCGCCCTCGGGCACGGCCGCAGGTGCGTCGTCAGGCGCAGGGCTGGTGCGAGCTGGGGCAGGACACCCGCTTGCTGGAGCAGCATTCAGTGTGTCGACGCAGCAGGGAATGCGCTTCTGGGAGGGCACGCTGAGCGCTGCGCGAGTGGCGTACCTCAAGGATCACCGTGTGGGCGGAGCGGTGGTGGTGCCAGGAACCGGGTACGTGGAGATGGGGCTGTGGGCGGCGAAGGAGGCGTTTGGGCAGGAGGGCGCGTACGAGCTGGAAGAAGTGAGGTTCCGAGAGGCGCTGGTGCTGGGAGAGAGCGGTCGGCGCGTGCAGGTGGCGCTGACGGTGGAGGGGCCGGCGGAGGGCAGCTTCCGTGTCAGCAGCCAGGCAGAGGGCGAGGCGCAGTGGACGCTGCACGCCAGCGGGCGAGTGAGGCGTGTGGCGGAGCAGCCGGTGCAGCTCGAGGCGCTGGAGACTCTCCGAGCGCGGCTCGGCGAGGGACGACCCGCGGAGGGGTACTACAAGGAGTTGGCCGAGGTAGGCCTCGAGTACGGGCCCGCGTTCCAGGGCCTGCGCGAGCTGTGGAGCGGCACAGGGGAAGCGCTGGGGCGCTTGGAGGTGCCGACGGCCGTAGTGCAGGACAAGGCATACCGGCTGCACCCGGCGGTGCTGGATGCGGCGCTGCAGCTGGCGGGCCGGGCCTCGGCGGGATCTGAGGATGCGGCGCCTTCGCTGCCTGTGCTGCTGTCGCGGGTGAGGGTGTACCGTGAAGTGTCTCCGCGCATGTGGGGCTACGCGCGCGTGAGCAAGGGAGCCGAAGGACTCGAGGCAGACATCGAGCTGCGCAACGACGCGGACCAGCTGGTGGCCGAAGTGCGCGGGCTGCGCATGGCGCCGCTGGGAGGCACGCAGGCCGGAAAGCAGGAGGCGCTGCCCCTGCTGGTGCAGCGTTGGCTCAAGCAGGAGGAGGCGGCGGAGGACGCGAAGCCGGGCCGCTGGATGGTGGTGCTGGACGAGGGCGGGTGGGCCGAGCGAGTCGCCCGGCAGTTGGAGGCGCGAGGCCAGCAGGTGGTGGCTTGGAAGCCCACGGCCAGCGTGCCGGTGGAGTCCGCGCTGGAGCAGGCCTTCGGTGATGAGGGTCGAGGCGTGGTGATGTGCCACGGCCTGGACGTGGTGGTGCGGGAAAACAGCAGCGCTGAGGAGGTGGTGGCAGGGCAGGAGAAGGCGTTCCTGAGGGTGCAGGCGCTGGTGAAGGCCATGGGCCAGAAGCGCTGGCGCCAAGCGCCGCGGCTGTGGCTGGTGACGCAGGGAGCGCAGCGCGTCGAGGGAGACGCCACCGTGGCCTCGCTGGGACAGGTCGGGCTGTGGGGGCTGGGCCGGACGCTGGCGATGGAGCATCCAGAGCTGGTGTGTACCCGGGTGGATGTGGCCTCGGCCGGAGGAGAGTCGCTGCTGGTGAGGCAGTTGCTGGCCAATCCCCAGGAAGAGGAGCTGGTGCTGCGCGAGGCGGGCACGTACGTGGGCCGGCTCGAGAAGACCCAGTCGGTGCGCCGCGCCGAGCGGAAGGAGAAGGCCGGCGCGAGGGCGTTCCGGTTGGAGCTGGATGAGCCCGGTGTGCTGGACCGGCTGACGCTGCGTGAGTGCGCGGTGCGCCAGCCGGGCCCTGGTGAAGTGCGAGTCCGGGTGGAGTCCGCGGGCCTGAACTTCATCGACGTGATGAAGGCGATGGGCATCTACCCGGGGCTGGGCGATGGCCCCATTCCGTTGGGTGGAGAGTGCTCGGGTTATATTGATGCCGTGGGCCCGGGAGTGGAGGGCTTCACGGTGGGCCAGCAGGTGGTCGCCATGGGGCCGTACTGCTTCGGCACGCATGTGACCACTGCGGTGCAGTATGTCGCCCCACGCCCCGCGGGCATGAACTCGCTGGAGGCGGGAGGCGTCCCGATCACCTTCCTCACGGCTTGGTACGCGATGCACACCCTGGGACAGCTCCGCAAGGGTGAGCGCATCCTCATCCACTCGGCGGCGAGCGGCGTGGGCCTGTGCGCGGTGCAGATCGCCCAGCGTGCCGGTGCGAAGATCCTGGCCACCGCGGGCTCCGAGGAGAAGCGCGCCTATCTGCGCGAGCTGGGTATCGAGCACGTGATGGACTCGCGCTCGCTGCGCTTCGCCGAGGAGGTCCTCGCGGCCACTCAAGGCGAGGGCGTGGACATGGTCCTCAACTCACTCGCGGGCGAGGCCATCGAGAAGAGCTTGTCGGTCCTCGCGTACGACGGGCGCTTCCTCGAGCTCGGGAAGAAGGACATCTACTCGGACGATCGCACGCTGAGCCTCGCGGTCTTCCGCAAGCGCATCTCGTATCACGCGGTGGACCTGCTCGGGTTCGGCGACCGGCGCAAGGATCGCTTCCAGGAAGTCTTCCGCGAGATGATGGACGTGTTCGCGCGCGGTGAGCTGCGGCCGCTGCCCACGCAGACCTTCCCTGCCTCGCGGACGGCGGACGCGTTCCGGACGATGGCGCAGGGACGCCACATCGGAAAGCTGGTGGTGGATGTGACGGAGCCGGATGTCTCCATCTCCGTCAAGGCAGGGGCAGAGCTGCTGACGGAGGAGAGCAGCTACCTGGTGACGGGAGGATTGGGGGGGTTGGGCCTGTCCGTGGCGAAGTGGCTCGTGGAGCAGGGAGCGAGGCGGTTGGTGCTGATGGGGCGGGCCGGGGCGGAGAGTGAGGAGCAGCGGGGTCAGGTGGAGGAGCTGAGGGCCCGAGGAGCGCGAGTGGAGGTGAGCCGGGGGGACGTGGGGAAGGTGGAAGAGGTGAGGAAGGCGGTGGAGGTGGCGGAGGGGATGGGACCGTTGAAGGGAGTGGTGCACGCGGCGGGAGTGGTGGAGGACGGGTTGCTGGAGCAGCAGACGGCAGAGAAGGTGAGGCGAGTGCTGGGGCCGAAGGTGGGCGGTGGGTGGAACGTGCACGAGGCGACGAGGGGGAAGGAGCTGGACTTCGTGGTGATGTACTCGTCAGCGGCGTCGCTGTTGGGCTCGCCTGGGCAGAGCAACTACGCGATGGGCAATGCGTTCATGGATGGGCTGGCGGAGTACCGCAAAGCGCAGGGGCTGCCGTGCGTGAGCGTGCAGTGGGGAGCGTTCGCGGAAGTGGGCATGGCCGCGGCGCAGGCCAACCGGGGCGAGCGCATCGCGCAGCGAGGCATGAACAACCTGACCCCGCAGCAGGGCTGGCAGGTGTTGGGCGAGCTGCTGCGCGGCGAGGAGGCCCAGGTGGGCGTGGTGCCGCTCGATGCGCGCCAGTGGCTGGAGTTCTATCCGCACCTGGCGACGATGGCGCGCTTCAAGGGGCTGTTGCAGACGAAGACCGCCGCGCCCAAGGGCGACACGGAGCTCGTCGAGCGCCTCCGCGCGGCGAGCGCGGCCGAGCTGCCCGTGATCATGGAGTCGCTGGTGCGGGAGCAGGCGGCGGCGGTGCTCCGGCTGGAGCCGTCGCGCATCGAGCGGGAGACGCCCCTGAAGGCGCTGGGCATCGACTCGCTGATGGGCCTGGAGCTGCGCAACCGACTGGAGGCCAAGCTGGGCGTCACATTGTCAGCGACCCTGGCGTGGACCTACCCCCACGTCGCGGCGCTCACCGACTACCTCATCGGAAGACTGGAACTGGCACCCGCCCCCGTGCCGGAAGCGGCCCAGGCCGCCGCAGAAAAAGCGCGTGAAGAGACAGAAGCACAGCAGCTTCAGCAGCTCTCGGAGGAGGAGAAGTCCGCCCTCCTCCAAGAGGAACTCGCGTCTCTGCAAAAGCTGCTCGAGTAG